One Spinacia oleracea cultivar Varoflay chromosome 4, BTI_SOV_V1, whole genome shotgun sequence DNA segment encodes these proteins:
- the LOC130459638 gene encoding uncharacterized protein, whose amino-acid sequence MKLNVDGAWKSMSEAGGGGVFRRPNGSWFVGFSCKFNVNSPLTSELYALREGLIIAKDLMIDKLEVETDAVQLKLMLEKMDEHTYHELSPVLRDVAQMLSQNWIITFNHIPRFCNKVAHDLAAHSLVMAVGHKLHYIIPACAKEHYMKEFEMTNSSMVESAIRDALKMVTDQPASTVVTSASPAQIVFGSNVSNIRQAVDIVAGKDKVPQDKGKGKCSSRLLLVVQQFLIPLRLLN is encoded by the coding sequence ATGAAGCTGAATGTGGATGGAGCATGGAAATCAATGTCAGAAGCAGGTGGAGGGGGTGTTTTTAGAAGACCTAATGGCTCGTGGTTTGTTGGGTTTTCTTGCAAGTTTAATGTTAACTCTCCTTTAACATCAGAACTATATGCTTTAAGAGAGGGTTTAATAATTGCTAAGGATCTGATGATAGACAAGTTGGAGGTGGAGACTGATGCAGTTCAGCTGAAGTTAATGTTGGAAAAGATGGATGAGCACACTTATCATGAGTTGAGTCCAGTTCTGAGGGATGTAGCTCAGATGTTGAGTCAAAACTGGATTATCACTTTTAATCACATTCCTCGTTTTTGTAACAAGGTTGCTCATGATCTGGCAGCTCACTCTCTGGTGATGGCAGTTGGCCATAAACTTCATTACATTATCCCAGCTTGCGCAAAGGAACATTACATGAAAGAATTCGAAATGACAAATTCTTCTATGGTAGAGTCTGCGATAAGGGATGCTTTGAAGATGGTAACTGATCAACCTGCTTCTACTGTTGTCACTTCTGCTTCTCCTGCTCAGATTGTTTTTGGTTCCAATGTTTCAAACATCAGACAAGCAGTAGATATTGTAGCTGGGAAAGACAAAGTTCCACAAGACAAAGGAAAGGGTAAATGTTCGAGCCGTTTGTTGTTGGTGGTTCAACAATTTCTAATCCCATTGAGATTGTTGAACTAG
- the LOC130472215 gene encoding uncharacterized protein, protein MAAQQTVSMSDAEKAAMVKQRAAELAEMMKGRDEGIRTRGMKNADLNEAASSLRSAPIATKTRRKSHVRASSDVSPNPYYRKSRNIPVFGSFPAEGARFLMPGEEDMRPHQKPDRLVIHTSPLFDPFYVESDAKSSTGSSPTSPLKVSDCEESEQRVTMVYFKYHNTPGEETLSLMEDANSVDGAHFRSFPPVIGPFANIHSSTEFSGPKSWYKESRDVNAFGGKTPNPVLVASHHRSCDDACSFQTLSTRLSRKETKWSSSPKFGVEPTYIPLYWEWLEDVLHHSRRTLASTHILDAVYASMYIYKCNSPVMQAFCESWCPTTNTLHTSVGEMSISLWDIYDLGGLPVTGLFYDEVVPSAVELEGSDDEHSLYLPYSCKYLFMALHYLSEKHKVTTITFETWCDFWFRGASKYFLASGNKKSVLPTLMKDFSSFNGPRSWSHKMYEAFRILRIPEAHHRQTYLAAFLSCWLCAFVLPVSDLGCIRPGSFKPASFLASGKETSLAIPVLASIYHGLSKISNSPTPDKHRESFPAQYVYVWTAKYFRSHHVVTYDFVGAPLVGIQGLDSVIKSPDAKSLVSSGKDFNWLANSICGNSDEKREDDNHQPKQFANFFISMRSCFLTLRFDNNYVVEPYSPHRFGRQFGFHQDVPGELVVQTQNITREHMYYLFQSSIRLHTRATFLVPCRTFNAQSRVTPSFTTWWNSVVSLNAAYASRTPSPTNVRSKKRKERKGDDLNTSPKDKAAKTSAAPRKVRVRLPKSSTISCPPKETSSKCRDESRRLASRVVSNEPSNDENEPSDDEHAGEPTILDDIFAEDYGPELSPEEIENLQSDANIAVELTACENTFVSLPEQQFIDDVVIDTAPTTSVSTASTESPSFNAQDMITKATNRADRYAASLMINEIKDKLMKTPLAKVHELAQEFEQVFSYVRDKKIDISAIESFIKGYIGCGSQLHHVRLGKQGDPTLNDLEQRSLEIETSVQTTTIAGKAEEERMQALHKEIDQIQQEQAEHKRKLNDLAERADRLLPLISESEEKFQGYVIQKKEQENSLLIMKENIVAAKEVEAKLAEAEKQFGVARDALQAFKFEP, encoded by the exons ATGGCTGCTCAACAAACCGTTTCCATGTCCGATGCTGAGAAGGCCGCTATGGTGAAACAAAGGGCGGCAGAATTGGCTGAGATGATGAAAGGGCGTGACGAGGGTATACGCACCAGAGGAATGAAGAACGCTGATCTGAATGAGGCTGCTTCGAGTCTGCGTTCGGCTCCTATCGCCACCAAAACAAGGAGAAAGAGCCATGTCCGTGCTTCCTCCGACGTGTCCCCGAATCCGTATTACCGCAAATCCCGCAACATCCCTGTTTTCGGGTCCTTTCCTGCTGAAGGTGCACGATTCCTTATGCCCGGTGAAGAAGATATGCGTCCTCACCAAAAGCCTGACAGGCTGGTCATCCACACTAGTCCTTTGTTCGATCCTTTCTATGTAGAAAGCGATGCAAAGAGTAGTACCGGGTCTTCTCCAACGTCACCCCTCAAAGTATCAGATTGTGAAGAATCG GAACAAAGAGTCACCATGGTTTACTTCAAGTATCACAATACTCCTGGAGAAGAGACTTTGTCACTCATGGAAGATGCTAATTCGGTCGATGGAGCGCACTTTCGTTCATTTCCTCCTGTGATTGGTCCTTTTGCAAACATCCATTCTTCTACGGAGTTCTCGGGCCCGAAAAGCTGGTACAAGGAGAGTCGTGATGTTAATGCATTTGGTGGAAAAACACCTAATCCTGTCCTTGTCGCTTCACATCACCGTTCCTGCGATGATGCGTGTTCTTTCCAGACATTATCTACGCGTTTGTCCCGCAAGGAGACCAAATGGAGTTCTAGTCCGAAATTTGGAGTCGAGCCAACATACATCCCTCTTTACTGGGAATGGTTAGAAGATGTCCTGCACCATTCCAGACGCACACTCGCTAGCACCCATATTCTTGATGCCGTCTATGCTTCTATGTACATCTACAAATGTAATTCTCCTGTCATGCAGGCTTTTTGTGAATCCTGGTGTCCTACGACAAATACCTTGCACACTTCAGTTGGAGAAATGTCAATCAGTCTTTGGGATATATACGACCTTGGTGGGCTTCCCGTAACTGGCCTTTTTTATGACGAGGTCGTCCCTTCTGCCGTTGAATTGGAAGGCTCCGACGATGAGCACAGTCTATACCTCCCTTACAGTTGCAAATATTTGTTCATGGCTTTGCATTATCTTTCTGAGAAACACAAGGTGACAACAATAACGTTCGAGACTTGGTGTGATTTTTGGTTTCGCGGTGCATCAAAGTATTTCTTGGCATCTGGCAACAAAAAGTCTGTCCTTCCAACACTTATGAAAGACTTCAGCTCCTTTAATGGTCCTCGATCGTGGAGTCATAAGATGTACGAAGCCTTTCGCATCCTACGGATTCCTGAAGCGCATCATCGACAAACATATTTGGCTGCCTTTCTCTCATGTTGGCTTTGTGCCTTTGTTTTGCCGGTGTCAGATTTGGGTTGCATCCGTCCTGGATCTTTCAAACCTGCGTCATTTCTTGCAAGTGGAAAAGAGACTTCTTTGGCGATCCCTGTTTTGGCGAGCATCTACCACGGATTGAGCAAAATTTCGAATTCTCCTACCCCCGACAAACATCGCGAGTCCTTCCCTGCACAATATGTGTATGTCTGGACCGCTAAGTATTTTCGAAGTCATCACGTCGTCACCTACGATTTTGTTGGTGCTCCCCTGGTTGGAATTCAAGGCCTTGACTCTGTCATAAAGTCTCCAGATGCTAAATCGCTAGTTTCTTCGGGTAAGGATTTCAATTGGCTTGCTAACTCAATTTGTGGTAATTCAGATGAGAAGCGTGAAGATGACAACCATCAACCAAAGCAATTCGCAAACTTCTTCATTAGCATGCGGTCCTGTTTTCTGACCTTGAGGTTCGACAACAACTACGTGGTTGAGCCATACAGTCCTCATCGATTCGGTCGGCAATTCGGATTTCACCAAGATGTGCCAGGCGAATTAGTAGTCCAGACACAAAACATCACCCGAGAGCATATGTACTATCTTTTTCAGTCCAGCATTCGTCTGCATACTAGGGCTACTTTTTTGGTCCCTTGCCGCACGTTTAATGCCCAATCTCGAGTCACTCCAAGCTTCACAACATGGTGGAATTCGGTCGTTTCTTTAAATGCGGCTTATGCTTCAAGAACTCCTAGTCCAACAAATGTCAGGTCTAAGAAGAGAAAGGAGAGAAAGGGCGATGATCTTAACACTTCACCAAAAGACAAAGCTGCCAAGACTTCGGCTGCACCTCGCAAAGTTAGAGTCAGATTGCCTAAAAGTTCCACGATATCCTGTCCGCCCAAGGAAACATCTTCGAAATGTAGGGACGAGAGTAGAAGACTAGCAAGCAGAGTTGTAAGTAATGAACCTTCCAATGACGAAAATGAACCTTCCGATGACGAACACGCAGGTGAACCTACAATTCTGGATGATATTTTCGCTGAAGATTATGGCCCTGAGCTATCGCCTGAAGAGATAGAG AATCTTCAAAGCGATGCGAACATAGCAGTAGAGCTTACTGCTTGCGAGAATACATTTGTCTCCCTTCCTGAACAACAGTTCATTGATGATGTTGTCATTGATACTGCGCCAACCACAAGTGTTTCTACTGCTTCGACCGAGTCTCCTTCTTTTAATGCTCAAGACATGATCACTAAGGCGACCAACAGGGCGGACCGATATGCTGCAAGCTTGATGATTAATGAAATAAAGGACAAGTTGATGAAGACTCCTTTAGCCAAGGTTCATGAACTAGCGCAGGAGTTTGAACAGGTTTTCTCCTATGTTCGTGATAAGAAGATCGACATCTCTGCAATCGAATCTTTTATCAAGGGGTATATTGGGTGCGGTTCTCAACTCCACCACGTTCGGCTAGGGAAACAGGGAGATCCCACTCTCAATGACTTGGAGCAACGATCTTTGGAGATAGAGACGAGCGTGCAGACAACTACAATTGCAGGGAAAGCAGAAGAGGAGCGAATGCAAGCTCTTCATAAGGAGATAGATCAGATTCAGCAAGAACAAGCCGAACATAAAAGGAAGCTCAATGATTTAGCAGAACGAGCGGATAGACTTTTGCCTCTTATTTCAGAATCAGAAGAGAAGTTCCAAGGGTACGTCATACAGAAGAAAGAGCAAGAAAACTCACTCCTCATCATGAAGGAGAATATTGTTGCTGCGAAAGAGGTGGAGGCAAAGCTAGCGGAAGCTGAGAAACAATTTGGTGTTGCTCGTGATGCTTTGCAAGCCTTCAAATTTGAGCCGTAG
- the LOC130472216 gene encoding uncharacterized protein, translating into MSLTDNEKSLISSKLTLEEVRLNLFSMDPTKSPGPDGIQPIFFQRFWSDLGNSIYKFCVTCFENGKVPSDINYSYIALIPKISGPSSITEFRPIGLCNTIYKLITKIISSRLKLVLHRIISPLQSSFIKGRGIEDNVILVKEMAHLFHKAKKRNKLMALKLDISKAYDSLEWDFIRDTLIHFDFPDNIISLIMSCITSSSSISVLWNGKICDKFYPTRGIRQGDPLSSYIFVLCLDRLSTIIEEQVNLGVRKPINITENIRISHVFYAGDVFLFSKASSNNLKHILGVLEDFGQRSGLRIIMRKSSQIFPASLHHSVRHDIAASRVSKFQLVLTNILPASTVYDLEKRNRKFLWNKTDNNRYLSRISWDKITSSIDNGGLGIRRLREWNLSFMAKLGWTILTCPHKLWVRVFKEKYIKKSNFMDCIPNSSHSPLWRDILKGREVLKKGMIVNIGNGKSTSLWFHHWIGDGPLYTFEGVNVPDSKAHWFVNRIIRHGKWYLNDIQHLIPDSIKNLILAYPLSTNDDEEDFIRWQYSKTGTFTIKSAYYLQLHNSFPTTNKDSTFWKSIWKVKTPYKYRMFLWNCVHEILSVAKNLNKIIHQISPTCSRCHSEQETHMHLFRDCAQSSILWSFIFQRIWQIPNFDLKAFYGLQWKDWIRFNLSCSMNWRVIFSVAIWHIWISRNTAIFELKMKNCFSLYNAFFVD; encoded by the exons atGAGCTTGACCGATAATGAAAAGTCTTTGATTTCGTCGAAATTGACTTTGGAAGAAGTCCGTCTTAATCTTTTTAGTATGGACCCCACCAAATCTCCGGGGCCTGATGGAATTCAACCTATTTTCTTTCAAAGATTTTGGAGTGACTTGGGGAATTCTATTTACAAATTTTGTGTCACCTGTTTTGAAAATGGTAAGGTCCCTTCGGATATTAATTACTCTTATATTGCCCTAATCCCTAAAATCTCAGGACCTTCTTCTATCACTGAATTTAGACCTATTGGACTGTGTAATACCATTTACAAATTAATCACGAAAATAATTTCCTCTAGATTGAAGCTAGTTTTACACCGCATTATTAGTCCCTTACAATCTAGTTTCATTAAAGGTAGGGGGATAGAGGACAATGTGATTCTTGTTAAAGAAATGGCCCATTTATTTCATAAGGCTAAAAAAAGGAATAAGTTGATGGCCTTAAAGTTGGATATTTCAAAAGCTTACGATAGTCTAGAATGGGACTTCATTCGGGACACTCTAATTCACTTTGATTTCCCTGATAATATTATTTCCCTTATTATGTCATGTattacttcttcttcttcaatttcTGTTCTTTGGAATGGGaaaatttgtgataaattttatcCCACTAGAGGTATTCGTCAGGGAGATCCCTTATCTTCTTATATTTTCGTATTATGCTTGGATAGACTTTCTACGATAATTGAGGAACAAGTTAATTTAGGAGTACGGAAACCAATCAACATCACTGAGAACATAAGGATTTCTCATGTCTTCTATGCGGGCGATGTTTTCCTTTTTAGCAAAGCCtcgagtaataacttgaaacaCATATTAGGTGTTCTAGAGGATTTTGGGCAGAGGTCAGGCCTTAGGATTATCATGAGAAAATCTTCTCAAATTTTCCCAGCTTCTTTACACCATTCAGTTAGACATGATATTGCTGCTTCTcgtgtttcaaaatttcaaCTTGTTTTG ACTAATATTCTTCCAGCTTCTACTGTGTATGATTTAGAGAAACGCAATAGAAAGTTCTTGTGGAATAAAACTGATAACAATAGATATTTATCAAGAATCTCTTGGGATAAGATCACTAGTTCTATTGATAATGGAGGTTTAGGTATCCGTAGATTGAGGGAGTGGAATTTGTCCTTCATGGCAAAATTGGGTTGGACTATTCTAACCTGCCCTCACAAACTCTGGGTTCGGGTTTTTAAGGAAAAGTATATTAAAAAATCAAACTTCATGGATTGCATTCCAAATAGTAGCCATTCACCGTTATGGAGAGATATTCTTAAAGGACGAGAGGTTCTCAAAAAGGGAATGATTGTTAATATTGGGAATGGGAAGAGCACATCCTTATGGTTTCACCATTGGATTGGGGATGGTCCTTTATACACTTTTGAGGGGGTTAATGTGCCAGACTCCAAAGCTCATTGGTTTGTTAACAGGATCATTAGACATGGGAAATGGTATTTAAATGACATACAACACTTGATTCCTGATAGcattaaaaatcttattttagCTTATCCCCTTTCTACTAATGATGATGAGGAGGACTTTATTAGATGGCAGTATTCTAAAACAGGAACTTTTACTATTAAATCTGCTTATTATCTTCAATTACACAACTCTTTTCCTACAACTAATAAGGACTCTACCTTTTGGAAGTCAATCTGGAAAGTTAAAACTCCATATAAATACAGAATGTTCCTCTGGAATTGTGTACATGAAATCCTGTCAGTGGCGaagaatttaaataaaattatccATCAAATTAGCCCTACTTGCTCAAGATGCCATTCAGAGCAGGAAACTCATATGCATCTCTTTAGAGATTGTGCTCAATCAAGTATATTATGGTCTTTCATTTTTCAAAGGATTTGGCAAATTCCGAATTTTGATCTTAAAGCTTTTTATGGTCTACAATGGAAGGACTGGATTAGATTTAACCTATCTTGCTCAATGAATTGGAGAGTGATTTTTTCAGTGGCCATCTGGCATATCTGGATCTCTAGGAATACAgctatttttgaattaaaaatgaaGAACTGCTTCTCTCTTTATAATGCTTTTTTTGTGGATTAG